Below is a genomic region from Flammeovirgaceae bacterium SG7u.111.
TTCTGTATAGTCACTGCGGTTTGGTTCTTTGTTGCCCACGGCAAATGAGCCGTAAACTTCACTAGCCCCAAAGTAATACCTTGCCCCAACTTTAGGATTAAAGAACAATAAATCATCTGATTGGGTAACGTTGTTCAAGTCATTATCAAAACCTAAGAACTCATAGTTGATCGTTCTCACTTGCATATCGGCAAAAAGGAAAAGGTTTTCCTTTGCTTGGTAATTCGCCTTTCCGTAGAAATTAAAATCCTTTTTAGTAGCGTCATTATCATAATAGCGATGTCTGATCTCACCGTTGCTTGAGTACCTCGCCCAAATAACTTCGCCAAAGTGCTTGCCCTCGTAGAGGTTCCATCCGCCACCAAAAGTTAAGCCTAGCACAGGGCTATTGCCTAGCCTTGCATCGCTATTGTAGTCCAAAGAATAAACAAGTCCGCCAAAGTGATTATCAAGCCACCTTCTTCTTATCAGGTCGGTAGAAGTGATAGTCGTATCGCCCAAAACAACGTCGTCCAAATTGTAGCTTGCCAAGTCGTCATCGTACTTTTTCTGCTCAAAATAGCCTTTTCCTCTTGTATAGTGAGCCACAGCGTTCAAGTTCCATTTCGCTCCCAAAGCCTTGTTGTACATAAACTGGTAGTGGTCTTGGTTATAATTATCCACTTCGTTGTCATAGCCTGCAAGTTCGTTGTAGGTACGGTCACCTTCCAGTATTTTTTCTTCTGGCACACCGTTCCAAGCTTGGAAAGTTACTTCTTTACCCAAAATCACATTTCCTGTAAAAGTACCCGCTTTCGACTCGTACTTACCCGACATATAGAGCGACTTTAGATCCGAGCTAGCCTTATCAATAAAACCGTCTGAAGTGATGCGTGAAACCCTCGTGAGCATGCTGAACTTATCGTTGATTTTGCCAGTGTTCAGTACGATATTGTTTTTCAAGGTATTGAAAGATCCATATGAATTGCTGGTTTCTGCGTAAGCAAAATCATTTGGCTGCGAAGTAGTTACGTTCACGCTGGCTCCAAAAGCACCTGCGCCGTTTACCGAAGAACCAACGCCTCTTTGGATAGAAACGTTATCCACCGTAGTGGCAAAATCGGGCATGTTTACCCAGTACACTCCTTGCGACTCCGAGTCGTTGAGTGGCACGCCGTTGAGCGTTACGTTGATACGAGTTGGGTCACTGCCTCGGATACGGATTCCTGTGTAGCCCACACCGTTTCCAGCGTCGGAAGTAGTTACCAAAGAAGGGGTGAAGTTGAGCAAAATAGGCAAGTCTTGTCCCAAGTTATTCTTCTGAAGCTCATGCTTCGGTATATCCGTTTTGGTGATGGGATATGTTTTTTGAGAATAAACAAATGCTTCGCCGTGGTTGGTAAGTGCTACTTTTAGCTTAATTTCTAAGCTTTTGTCACCCTCAACTGTAAACGAAGTTTCCGTGGTTTGGTAACCAACATACGAAAACACCAAGATGTATTCCCCTTTCTCAAAACCCGATATTTTGAACTCGCCATCGGCATCGGTGATAGTTCCCGTACGAGTTCCTTTGATCAGCACGTTAGTGCCAGGAAGTGGTGCGCCATCTTCCTCAGATACCACTTTTCCCGAAACCGTAAAGCTTTGGGCAAATGCACTTGCTACCATTAAAAGCAGCATTCCTATAATCGTAATTTTCCTCTTCATAGTAGTAAATGTTTGATGAAACAAATAACTACGGAGGAGAAAAACCCTTTAAACCTTAAGATTTGAAGAAAAACCAGCACTGCTTAGATGTGAAACAATGAGCAGTGCTCTCTCCCTACGCCAGCATTACCTGGATCAGGTTCATTGGGTATAATCTCAGCCTGTGATAGGCACCCCGTAAAATGAGCTGCAAAGGTAGGAAGGTAATTGGAAAGTAAAAAGAAATGCTTCTTTTTGAGTAAAAGACTATAGCGAAGCGGAATAGTAAATGAAGAAATTTGTTTCGCCAAAGGAGTTGATCGAATATTCAATTCGGAAAACAGAGTCGTAAAAACTGACAATATCAACACCTAGCCCACCACCGTAAAGGGGTTTGTTGGAAAGCCTGCTGTTTTCTATTTCCACCAGTGAATTGTGTACATACCCGGCATCTAGATTAGTTTTGAGGTAAATAGCATAGGGAATGGTGGAAAACTGTTTTACAGGCAATATTTTATTAATGGAAGCCTTTCCCGAAAGCATTTCCCACCTAAAAGTATTTTTAACAAGTCCATAATGCTGCCCTTCTATCACGTAAAGGTCAAACCCTCGCACAAATTGCTGATTATAGCCAAGTCCCCTCAGTTGGTTATAGGGCTGGACTTCCGGATAGGAGGTTTTGCCAGCTATTCCACTTGCGAGGTAAAACTTTTTCCCTAGCTCAATGAACTTAGAAAAACTACCTTTTAAGATGATCATGTTGAGATCATCGTAGATGCCAAGCCCTTTTTTCTTTATTTCAAAGGTGGAATAAAGCCCTTTGAGTGGGTAGGATGAGTTGTTCCGGAGGTCTCGTGCAAAAGAATAGGTGAGTTCGAAAAAAGATTGTTGGGTATCGCCATTGAGGAAATAATCTGGATTAAGTACGGCTACCGAATCGTCGATCTCATATTTTTTGAACCCAAGCGAAAGATTGTGTGAATTATAAAAGTGACTTCGCTGACTGATCCCGATGCCTCCATCCCATCTCCTAATCAATATTCTATCGCTGGCGGAGGCGTAATCCAATTTGTTGTCGGTGCTTTTAAAGGCTACGTCTTGGTTTTGGGAAATACCTACACTAAAAGACATTCCCCGTGTTTGTTTTTTATTGATAAAAGGAAGCGTGTATTCAAAAATAAGTGTCTTGGTGAAGCCAAATAGGACATTCATTTTTAAAAATTCTCTCCTGCCCCTAAAGTTTCGGTGGTTAAACTTTATACCGTATTCTAGCCTAGATAAATCCGCCCCCCTTTCTTTCCACCATTCGTTGAAGTTTCGGTCGGCAAAGTCTACCAAAGGGACTGCTAGTAAGTACCAGCGTTCTATTACTTCAATTACCACAACCACGTTGGTGGTATCTACTATGTAAGGTGTAAATTCTACGGTAACAAATAGCTCAGTATTGAATACTCTGTTCCGTTCTTTTTCAAGATAAGCATCGATTGTTTGCTGGGGAATGAGGCTGCCCTCTTTGAAGCTCAGTTCACGAAGGATAATTTTATCCTTCGTTGTTTTGTTGCCAATAAGTACAATATCTGTGACCCTAAGGCTGTCTTCAGCTATATCTTCAGGCTGAGCCATTACAAAGAATTGCTGTAAAATTAGGACAAGCAGTAAGCCAAAAAATAAGGTCGCATTTCTTCCTTTCAACATGTATTTAACTTCTTTTCTCGCTTACAACTAGCTGCTGAATAAAATGATTTGTTTATTATCTAAAAAATGGATTGGGCTAAATTAAAAGTATCATATATACTGATTTAGTAAAAGTATAACCAGATTATATATTTACAAAGACCCACTTATTAAGGTTTAGGGAAGTTTGTTTAAGTATTAATTCTTTAAGAGTTAAAGTGATATTTCAGATAATACTTCTTTAATAGTTTCGGTTTCGTAACCCTTCCCCATTGCATATTTGAATAGTTTATCTTTTTTGGCAAAACTATTAGATGCATTTACAGTCTCACTTTTTTCCAATAATAGTTCTTTCAGTACGGTCTTGTATTCGTTTTCGTCTATTTGCTTCATCGCCAGCCTTATATTCCCGCTAGTGATTGCTTTTTGAAGTAGAGCATATTCAATTTTTTTTCTGCCCCACTTTTTATAATTGAATTTTCCTCTTACAAAAGCTTCAGCAAAGCGCCGTTCATTTAAAAAGTTTTCGGTGATGAGTTCTGTAATAACCCAGTTTACATCGTCGGTATTGAGCCCCATTCCGTAAAGCTTGTCTTTTACTTCTTTGTGGCAGCGCTCTTGGTAGGCACAAAAGGAGGCTGCCTTCACAAGAGCATCTTTGGCGCTGATATATTTTTTAAATGCCATTCAGTTATTTTTTTGTCTTGGAAGCTGTTTTTAAATATAATTCCCAAACAGCTTCTTGGTGATAGAGAGCTATTCTTCTAACCAATAGGGTTTGAAGAAGCTACATTGTTGGGTATTGAACAAAAAAATCCCCGTCCAAATTCATGATTGAAAAACTGGACGGGGAACCAAGATGGTAAAAAATGTCGACTTAATCTATTCTGCCAACATAGACATATATTTTTTAGCTTTTGAAGCTTCTACACTACTTTCGTATTCATCAAGAATTTTCTGATAAGCTTCTTTAGCTGCTTCGTTGTTGCCATTTTCTTCATAGGCAAAAGCTAATTTCAAGATGTAAGCTGGAGTGAACTGCTCATTTGGATAATACGAAATAGCTTTTTCGTACTGGCTTATTGCACTTCCAATCTCTCCTTTCTCAAAGTATGCATCGCCAATTAGACTGTATGCTCTTGCTTGTACGAGATAATCGTTAGCACTAAAGCTTTCAAGAGCTGAAATAGCTTGGTCATATTCTCCTTTTTTAAGGTGAATTACACCTGCATAAAACCCTGCAAGGTCTCCACCTGCAGTAGAACTATAGTTGTTAGCTATTGCCGCAAAACCATCTGTGTAGTTTCCGTCACCGTCCAATGCTTTGCCCAAAGAGTCTTTGTCCCAATAAAATTGAGAGGGAAATAGCTGAGTTTGAGCTGCTATCTCGTCTTGCTGCTTTTGATATTTGAAATAAAATACCCCTGCAATTATCAAGATAACTACTACGAAGGCGCCTATAAGGACGTTTTTGTTTTTCTCCGCTAGTTCTTGCGTTTTGCTTATTTCCTCCTGAAGTGCTTCTGCACTTTCCAACACGCTCTCGTGTTGAGGAGTAGAATCTTGCTGCTGTTTCTTCACTTTCTTTGCCATTGCTTATTCAATTAAGGCTGCAAATTTATAACAATTTCTTTGTTTTTTATAAAAAAGCGTCGATGTTAATCTTCTCATTTATAAAAAATTAAGGCTACCACCACTATGGGAGGTAGCCTTTTTTAACCTTAAGGTGTATCTAACTTACGATTCAGGGTTAAACGGGTAGTCTTCCTGCTCGTAAATATCTTTATAGATTTCCTCAGCTGGAGGGAATGGAGATTCTTCAGCGAACTTCACTGTTTCCAATACTCTAGCCTTTATTTTCTTATCAATTTCCTTGGTTTCTTCCTCTGTGTAGATCCCAAGCTCTATTACCTTTGCTTTTGCTTGCTCTACTGGGTCAAGCTTTTTGTATGAAGCAACTTCTTCTTTGGTTCTATACTTAGCAGGGTCAGACATTGAGTGGCCTTTGTAGCGATAAGTACGGAATTCGAGCAAGTGAGGACCGTTTCCTGCTCTAACACCTTCGGCAGCTTCGGCAACAGCTTTATGTACTTCTTCTACGTTCATGGCATCAACAGCCTTCGATGGCATATCGTAAGAAAGGCCAAGTTGGTAAAGCTCAGTTACGTTTGAAGTACGCTGAACAGAAGTACCCATAGCATAGCCGTTGTTTTCAATAACGAAAATAACAGGAAGTTTCCATAGCATAGCCATGTTGAAAGCTTCGTGCAATGCACCTTGCCTTACAGCACCATCACCCATATAGCAAACACATAGGTTGTCAGTACCCTTGTACTTCTCGGCGAAGGCAATACCTGCACCAAGTGGAATTTGCCCACCAACAATACCATGGCCACCGTAGAAGCCATTTTCTTTGTCGAACATGTGCATAGAACCGCCTTTGCCTTTAGACACACCAGTGATCCTGCCATAAAGCTCGGCCATGATCGCTTTCGGATCTGTGCCTAGCGCTAGTGGATGACCGTGGTCACGATAAGCGGTGATGTATTTGTCGCCTTTTTTAAGGGCACTAACTGCTCCCGATGCACAAGCTTCTTGCCCTATATACAAGTGGCAAAACCCTTTGATTTTTTGTTGTCCATAAAGTTGTCCCGCTTTTTCTTCGAAGCGTCTTATCAACAACATGTTCTCAAACCAATATTTATAGGTTTCTACGGGGAATTCCAAGTCTTTAGATTCTTTGATTTTTTCTCCTGTACTCATCTGCAGAATTATATTTTAATTTTTTGTGATTTCAAAATATTTGCAAAATTGTTAAATCTTGGTCAAAAGATGATAATATCTCAACAATATTAGCTTATTTTTCACAAAATATTTAATAACACAACAGTTTAGCCCTAACAGACTGTCATAAATAGATGTTTTTATAAAAGGCTAAGCTGTTTTGAACCTGTAGATTATGAATAAATATGCTGTGATAGTGGCAGGAGGAAGGGGAAGCCGGATGAAAAATATAGTTCCCAAGCAGTTTTTGATGGTCAAAAATATTCCGGTACTCATGCATACGCTCACCCGCTATCATGATGCCGACCCCGATATCCAGCTCATAGTGGTGCTTCCTAGGTATGAGCAAGAAACGTGGCGTAAACTGAAACTTTCCAATGGTTTTAATATTCCGCATAGAATAGTAGAAGGAGGAAAATCTAGGTTTCAATCGGTAAAAAATGGTTTGAATGTAATATCTGAAAATGATGCCCTAGTGGCCATCCACGATGGAGTGAGACCGTTCACCAGCGTAGAAACTATTATTAATTCCTACAATGTGGCCGCAAAAAAAGGCAATGCAGTGGCTGCTGTGGCACTTAAAGATTCTATTCGGGAAGTGAAAGATGGTAAAACGATTGCTAGGGATAGAGAAACATTTAGGCTTATCCAAACTCCGCAGACTTTTCAGGTAAAGCTGATTAAAGACGCTTTTGAAGCAGAAGAAAAACCTTCTTTTACGGATGATGCTAGCGTAGCTGAACATGCTGGGCATACCATCAACCTAATAGAAGGGTCTTATGAGAATTTCAAAATAACAACTCCAGAAGACCTTATTCTGGCAGAGGCGATTGTGAAGCGGAAAATTGTATAATGGAAATAGTTATTTGGTTTCGCCAATGCAGTTGTTTTGGATAGTCTCGAAGAAGCTGTCTTGATTGGCAAGGATTGCATAAAACTCGTCTAAATAGGTTGTCATCTCTGTTTTACTTTCCGCTGTAAGCCCTTCCCCATTGTTTATCAATTCATAAAAATCGCTCTTGAAGCTAAGCATATCTTCAAAGGCTAAGTCATAGTATTCACGATCGAGGCATACTCCTCTGAACACTCGCTCTCTTACGCTGCTAATGTTCAATATTTTGTCGGGTTTGGCATAAATGGTATTTACGAATCCTGTATAATCAAAGTCATAAGGAACGGCTGTGGGGTATTGCATCACA
It encodes:
- a CDS encoding regulatory protein RecX, producing MAFKKYISAKDALVKAASFCAYQERCHKEVKDKLYGMGLNTDDVNWVITELITENFLNERRFAEAFVRGKFNYKKWGRKKIEYALLQKAITSGNIRLAMKQIDENEYKTVLKELLLEKSETVNASNSFAKKDKLFKYAMGKGYETETIKEVLSEISL
- a CDS encoding TonB-dependent receptor, which gives rise to MKRKITIIGMLLLMVASAFAQSFTVSGKVVSEEDGAPLPGTNVLIKGTRTGTITDADGEFKISGFEKGEYILVFSYVGYQTTETSFTVEGDKSLEIKLKVALTNHGEAFVYSQKTYPITKTDIPKHELQKNNLGQDLPILLNFTPSLVTTSDAGNGVGYTGIRIRGSDPTRINVTLNGVPLNDSESQGVYWVNMPDFATTVDNVSIQRGVGSSVNGAGAFGASVNVTTSQPNDFAYAETSNSYGSFNTLKNNIVLNTGKINDKFSMLTRVSRITSDGFIDKASSDLKSLYMSGKYESKAGTFTGNVILGKEVTFQAWNGVPEEKILEGDRTYNELAGYDNEVDNYNQDHYQFMYNKALGAKWNLNAVAHYTRGKGYFEQKKYDDDLASYNLDDVVLGDTTITSTDLIRRRWLDNHFGGLVYSLDYNSDARLGNSPVLGLTFGGGWNLYEGKHFGEVIWARYSSNGEIRHRYYDNDATKKDFNFYGKANYQAKENLFLFADMQVRTINYEFLGFDNDLNNVTQSDDLLFFNPKVGARYYFGASEVYGSFAVGNKEPNRSDYTESTPDSRPKHETLNNVELGYSRSFGKSGIAVNYYYMDYKNQLVLTGKINDVGEYGRQNIDKSYRTGLELQWYVQLGEKLTWNANATFSQNKIGEFVEYLDDYDNGGQQEINYGETDIAFSPNVVGSSQLSFKPFKGGEITLLSKYVGKQYLDNTSTETRKLDPYFVNDIRLSYGLSSKSFKNVDFTFLINNIFNVKYESNGYTYGYIWGGETARQNYYYPQAGTNFLAGLRIRI
- the pdhA gene encoding pyruvate dehydrogenase (acetyl-transferring) E1 component subunit alpha, giving the protein MSTGEKIKESKDLEFPVETYKYWFENMLLIRRFEEKAGQLYGQQKIKGFCHLYIGQEACASGAVSALKKGDKYITAYRDHGHPLALGTDPKAIMAELYGRITGVSKGKGGSMHMFDKENGFYGGHGIVGGQIPLGAGIAFAEKYKGTDNLCVCYMGDGAVRQGALHEAFNMAMLWKLPVIFVIENNGYAMGTSVQRTSNVTELYQLGLSYDMPSKAVDAMNVEEVHKAVAEAAEGVRAGNGPHLLEFRTYRYKGHSMSDPAKYRTKEEVASYKKLDPVEQAKAKVIELGIYTEEETKEIDKKIKARVLETVKFAEESPFPPAEEIYKDIYEQEDYPFNPES
- a CDS encoding 2-C-methyl-D-erythritol 4-phosphate cytidylyltransferase encodes the protein MNKYAVIVAGGRGSRMKNIVPKQFLMVKNIPVLMHTLTRYHDADPDIQLIVVLPRYEQETWRKLKLSNGFNIPHRIVEGGKSRFQSVKNGLNVISENDALVAIHDGVRPFTSVETIINSYNVAAKKGNAVAAVALKDSIREVKDGKTIARDRETFRLIQTPQTFQVKLIKDAFEAEEKPSFTDDASVAEHAGHTINLIEGSYENFKITTPEDLILAEAIVKRKIV
- a CDS encoding BamA/TamA family outer membrane protein; its protein translation is MLKGRNATLFFGLLLVLILQQFFVMAQPEDIAEDSLRVTDIVLIGNKTTKDKIILRELSFKEGSLIPQQTIDAYLEKERNRVFNTELFVTVEFTPYIVDTTNVVVVIEVIERWYLLAVPLVDFADRNFNEWWKERGADLSRLEYGIKFNHRNFRGRREFLKMNVLFGFTKTLIFEYTLPFINKKQTRGMSFSVGISQNQDVAFKSTDNKLDYASASDRILIRRWDGGIGISQRSHFYNSHNLSLGFKKYEIDDSVAVLNPDYFLNGDTQQSFFELTYSFARDLRNNSSYPLKGLYSTFEIKKKGLGIYDDLNMIILKGSFSKFIELGKKFYLASGIAGKTSYPEVQPYNQLRGLGYNQQFVRGFDLYVIEGQHYGLVKNTFRWEMLSGKASINKILPVKQFSTIPYAIYLKTNLDAGYVHNSLVEIENSRLSNKPLYGGGLGVDIVSFYDSVFRIEYSINSFGETNFFIYYSASL
- a CDS encoding tetratricopeptide repeat protein, with the protein product MAKKVKKQQQDSTPQHESVLESAEALQEEISKTQELAEKNKNVLIGAFVVVILIIAGVFYFKYQKQQDEIAAQTQLFPSQFYWDKDSLGKALDGDGNYTDGFAAIANNYSSTAGGDLAGFYAGVIHLKKGEYDQAISALESFSANDYLVQARAYSLIGDAYFEKGEIGSAISQYEKAISYYPNEQFTPAYILKLAFAYEENGNNEAAKEAYQKILDEYESSVEASKAKKYMSMLAE